A genomic segment from Acidobacteriota bacterium encodes:
- a CDS encoding NUDIX hydrolase translates to MVNEESLREEKIDGQCIYHGRILDLEVDRVRLPNGAETSREVVRHRGAVVVLAIHQDGRIELVRQYRYPLAEVVLELPAGKLDPGEKPAECAARELAEETGWRPVEIHSLGSLFTTPGFTDEVIHAFVATPLEPAPDVAQDPDEAIANVTMGIDEALAACRDGEIKDSKTIATILLAQLHGFF, encoded by the coding sequence ATGGTCAACGAAGAGTCGCTGCGCGAGGAGAAGATCGACGGTCAGTGCATCTATCACGGCAGAATCCTCGATCTCGAGGTCGACCGGGTGCGGCTGCCGAACGGAGCGGAGACCAGCCGGGAGGTCGTTCGCCACCGTGGCGCGGTGGTCGTCCTGGCCATTCACCAGGACGGCCGGATCGAGCTCGTCCGGCAGTATCGCTATCCGCTCGCGGAGGTGGTGCTCGAGCTGCCGGCGGGCAAGCTCGATCCCGGAGAGAAGCCGGCGGAATGTGCCGCGCGCGAGCTTGCCGAGGAGACCGGTTGGAGGCCGGTCGAGATCCACTCTCTGGGATCGCTCTTCACGACCCCAGGCTTCACCGACGAGGTGATCCACGCCTTCGTCGCGACTCCGCTCGAACCGGCTCCCGACGTCGCCCAGGATCCTGACGAGGCGATCGCCAACGTCACCATGGGAATCGACGAAGCCCTCGCAGCCTGCCGCGATGGCGAGATCAAGGACAGCAAGACGATCGCGACGATCCTGCTCGCCCAGCTGCACGGTTTCTTTTAG
- a CDS encoding GxxExxY protein translates to MTPSPRTEEIATEIVDAAFLVHSTLGPGLLESVYEECLAYELAERGLKFERQLVLPITYKDQRIDGGLRLDFLVEDRIVLEVKAVEALVSVHTSQLLTYMKLGDHRLGFLINFNVSLIKNGIHRYVL, encoded by the coding sequence ATGACCCCTTCACCTCGGACAGAGGAAATTGCCACCGAGATAGTGGACGCAGCGTTTTTGGTGCATTCGACGCTGGGCCCGGGCCTGCTTGAATCGGTGTATGAGGAGTGCCTGGCGTACGAACTCGCTGAGCGCGGCCTGAAATTCGAGCGACAACTCGTGCTACCGATCACCTACAAAGACCAACGGATTGATGGGGGACTTCGCCTGGATTTCCTGGTGGAAGACCGAATCGTCCTGGAGGTCAAGGCTGTTGAGGCACTCGTATCAGTTCACACATCGCAGCTGCTGACGTACATGAAGTTGGGCGACCATCGTCTCGGCTTCCTTATCAATTTCAACGTATCCCTCATCAAGAATGGAATTCACCGCTATGTCTTGTGA
- a CDS encoding ornithine carbamoyltransferase, whose amino-acid sequence MTNHLKGRDFITTQDWTVEELEEALALAAELKAKRAAGEPTPLLPAKTLYMIFFDASTRTRNSFETGITQLGGHGIYLSPDKMQISHGENARDTANVLSRYGEAIAIRHCAFGEGNAYIREVAEHSSVPVISMQCDVYHPCQILADLLTIREKHGRTRGLKMGVAWTSAPNYVRPLSVPQSLILLMPRFGIDVTLACPPEFRLMPEIEEQAKANAQAAGAKFEISESFEDAFNGADVVVPKSWGPLMTTRDTAEGLALIEKYPSWRCGSEHMALGSADLIYMHPLPADRGREVTDEVIDGPQSVVYDEAENRLHVQKALMALTM is encoded by the coding sequence ATGACGAATCATCTCAAAGGCAGGGATTTCATCACGACGCAGGATTGGACGGTGGAGGAGCTGGAGGAGGCGCTGGCCTTGGCGGCGGAGCTCAAGGCAAAACGCGCCGCGGGCGAGCCCACGCCCCTGCTGCCGGCGAAGACCCTCTACATGATCTTCTTCGACGCCTCGACCCGGACCCGCAACTCCTTCGAGACCGGCATCACGCAGCTCGGCGGCCACGGCATCTACCTCTCGCCCGACAAGATGCAGATCAGCCACGGCGAGAACGCCCGCGACACCGCCAACGTGCTCTCGCGCTACGGCGAGGCGATCGCCATCCGCCACTGCGCCTTCGGCGAGGGCAATGCCTACATCCGCGAGGTGGCCGAGCACTCCTCGGTGCCGGTGATCTCGATGCAGTGCGACGTCTACCACCCGTGCCAGATCCTCGCCGACCTGCTCACCATCCGCGAGAAGCACGGCAGGACCCGGGGCCTCAAGATGGGCGTCGCCTGGACCTCGGCACCCAACTACGTGCGCCCGCTGTCGGTGCCGCAGAGCCTGATCCTGCTCATGCCCCGCTTCGGCATCGATGTCACCCTCGCCTGCCCGCCCGAGTTCCGACTGATGCCCGAGATCGAGGAGCAGGCGAAGGCCAACGCCCAGGCGGCCGGCGCGAAGTTCGAGATCTCGGAGAGCTTCGAGGACGCCTTCAACGGTGCCGACGTGGTCGTCCCCAAATCATGGGGACCGCTGATGACCACCCGGGACACCGCCGAGGGCCTGGCCCTGATCGAGAAGTACCCCAGCTGGCGCTGCGGATCCGAGCACATGGCCCTCGGGTCCGCCGACCTCATCTACATGCACCCGCTGCCCGCCGACCGCGGCCGCGAGGTCACCGACGAAGTCATCGACGGCCCGCAGTCTGTGGTCTACGACGAGGCGGAGAATCGGCTGCACGTGCAGAAGGCGCTGATGGCGCTGACCATGTGA
- a CDS encoding 1-acyl-sn-glycerol-3-phosphate acyltransferase: MIKSIITMGMLVGVRTAARLFFKLEKEWITPEPDNYAKGTRIIALLNHTSLYEPIIAGYAPLNLLWKFARHGVLPVAEKTMKRRIGTFFRMLVRHVVVVTRQRDHTWDNVLNKIDSKAIVIILPEGRMMRANGLDSMGRKMTVRGGIADILEALPDGRILAVYSGGLHHIQVPGELLPTPFVTVKCRMEMIDIPTYKEDLKRDYPNLDFTGAVIADLTRRRNEYCPCEWKVENGNSELTDNSAPCP; the protein is encoded by the coding sequence ATGATCAAGTCGATCATCACCATGGGGATGCTGGTGGGGGTGCGAACTGCGGCCCGCCTCTTCTTCAAGCTCGAGAAGGAGTGGATCACCCCCGAGCCGGACAACTACGCAAAGGGCACCCGGATCATCGCCCTGCTCAATCACACCAGCCTCTACGAGCCGATCATCGCCGGCTACGCGCCGCTCAACCTGTTGTGGAAGTTCGCCCGCCACGGGGTGCTGCCGGTGGCGGAGAAGACCATGAAGCGGCGCATCGGCACCTTCTTCAGGATGCTGGTTCGCCACGTCGTGGTCGTGACCCGCCAGCGCGACCACACATGGGACAACGTCCTCAACAAGATCGACTCCAAGGCGATCGTCATCATCCTGCCCGAAGGCCGCATGATGCGGGCCAACGGTCTTGATTCCATGGGGCGAAAGATGACTGTCCGCGGAGGCATCGCCGACATCCTCGAAGCCCTGCCCGACGGCCGCATACTCGCCGTCTACTCGGGCGGCCTGCACCACATCCAGGTGCCTGGCGAGCTTTTGCCGACGCCGTTCGTAACCGTCAAGTGCCGTATGGAGATGATCGATATCCCGACCTACAAGGAAGACCTGAAACGGGATTACCCGAACCTGGACTTCACCGGCGCGGTCATCGCCGATCTGACGCGGCGCAGGAACGAGTACTGTCCGTGTGAGTGGAAGGTCGAGAACGGGAATTCGGAACTCACCGACAACAGCGCACCGTGTCCGTAG
- a CDS encoding YgeY family selenium metabolism-linked hydrolase: MNQGQDAMQAARGYEERIVRFLRDLIAIRAESCDEGERCERVRQEYEALGFDEVFFDGLGSVVGRIGTGDFKILYDGHIDCVGVGDLEAWAFDPFQGKFEHGEIWGRGAVDELPAIAGMAYGAKILADRGMPDGVALYLTASVMEEDCDGYCMRHLIESEGIRPDVVVLGEPTDLDVYRGQRGRMEATITTRGVSAHGAHAERGVNALYKMAPIISDIEKLNENLAVDDFLGKGSVIVSSIECTTPSLNAVPDSARIYIDRRLTVGETVESSMAELQALPHLGDAEVELLKYDAVSWRGTTAQQDKYYPTWVLDEDHPLVQGVAAAAAEVLGERPEISRWSFSTNGVATMGLYDIPTVGFAPGREELAHTTEERVSVDDLIKATAVYSLIPDVLAGQSVANTKTPRHEGNHEG; this comes from the coding sequence ATGAATCAGGGTCAGGACGCGATGCAAGCGGCACGGGGATACGAGGAACGGATTGTCCGGTTTCTTCGTGACCTGATTGCGATCCGCGCCGAGAGCTGCGACGAGGGCGAGCGCTGCGAACGGGTGCGGCAGGAGTACGAGGCCCTCGGTTTTGACGAGGTCTTCTTCGACGGGCTCGGATCGGTCGTCGGCAGGATCGGTACCGGAGATTTCAAAATCCTTTACGACGGCCACATCGACTGCGTCGGCGTCGGCGATCTCGAGGCCTGGGCCTTCGATCCCTTTCAAGGGAAGTTCGAGCACGGCGAGATCTGGGGTCGCGGTGCGGTCGACGAGCTGCCGGCGATCGCCGGCATGGCCTACGGTGCGAAGATACTCGCCGACAGGGGGATGCCGGACGGCGTGGCCCTCTACCTTACGGCCTCGGTCATGGAGGAGGACTGCGACGGCTACTGCATGCGCCACCTGATCGAGAGCGAGGGCATCCGGCCCGACGTGGTGGTGCTCGGCGAGCCGACCGACCTCGACGTCTATCGCGGCCAACGCGGCCGCATGGAGGCGACCATCACCACCCGCGGCGTCTCCGCCCACGGCGCCCACGCAGAACGAGGGGTCAACGCCCTCTACAAGATGGCGCCGATCATCAGCGACATCGAGAAGCTGAACGAAAACCTGGCGGTGGACGATTTCCTCGGCAAAGGGTCGGTCATCGTCTCCTCGATCGAGTGCACTACGCCTTCGCTCAACGCGGTGCCCGACTCCGCCCGCATTTACATCGACCGCAGGCTGACCGTCGGCGAGACGGTGGAGAGCTCGATGGCCGAGCTCCAGGCCCTCCCCCACCTCGGCGACGCCGAGGTCGAGCTCCTGAAATATGACGCCGTCAGCTGGCGCGGAACAACGGCGCAGCAGGACAAGTACTACCCGACCTGGGTGCTCGACGAGGACCACCCGCTGGTTCAGGGGGTGGCAGCCGCGGCCGCCGAGGTGCTCGGCGAGCGGCCGGAGATTTCGCGTTGGTCGTTCTCCACCAACGGCGTCGCCACCATGGGCCTCTACGACATCCCCACCGTCGGCTTTGCCCCGGGACGCGAAGAGCTCGCCCACACGACCGAAGAACGAGTCTCGGTGGACGACCTCATCAAAGCCACCGCGGTCTACTCGCTGATTCCTGATGTTCTCGCGGGACAATCCGTCGCAAACACGAAGACACCAAGACACGAAGGAAATCACGAAGGATGA
- a CDS encoding pyridoxal-phosphate dependent enzyme — protein sequence MQNSEQVLENTIQRCRERDIIIPTYREMADPSLVPAGIREELAGIGLWDLHSRNLFRITWKNEPVESGGGFGGVNYLEIPKELTGVDARIIMLLGKYFPTGAHKVGATFGPLVEKLVRGAFDPTTQKALWPSTGNYCRGGAYDAHLLACPSIAVLPEGMSRERFEWLEKVGSEIYATPGSESNVKEIYDKTKELQAERPEEVVVLNQFAEFGNAIWHYVCTGRAMEEVFEAEREAESRFAGVCLTQGSAGTLGCAEYLREVYPRTKVIAAEALQCPTLLYNGYGSHRIEGIGDKHVPWIHNIKTTDVVVGIDDQACMSLLRLFNEAEGRVYLKSSGVDPAIADRLDLLGISSIANLLTAVKTARFFEMGPKDVLFTVATDSMELYGSRLAEEREAHGAYSQTSAAVHHERCLLGTGIDHMLELGHWDRKRIHNLKYFTWVEQQGKSVDELDAQWYDDDYWTTHFHAWEDWDRRIEAFNERTGLLERYR from the coding sequence ATGCAGAACTCCGAGCAGGTGCTCGAAAACACGATTCAGCGCTGCCGCGAGCGCGACATCATCATCCCGACATACCGCGAGATGGCCGACCCCTCGTTGGTGCCGGCCGGCATCCGCGAAGAGCTGGCGGGGATCGGCCTGTGGGACCTCCACTCCCGCAACCTGTTCCGGATCACCTGGAAGAACGAGCCGGTCGAGAGCGGCGGTGGTTTCGGCGGCGTGAATTACCTCGAAATCCCGAAGGAGCTGACCGGCGTCGATGCGCGGATCATCATGCTGCTCGGAAAGTACTTCCCGACCGGCGCGCACAAGGTCGGCGCGACCTTCGGTCCGCTGGTCGAGAAGTTGGTTCGTGGTGCATTCGATCCCACCACCCAGAAGGCACTGTGGCCGTCGACCGGCAACTACTGCCGAGGAGGCGCGTACGATGCCCATCTCCTGGCGTGTCCATCGATCGCGGTCCTCCCCGAGGGCATGTCGCGCGAGCGCTTCGAGTGGCTGGAGAAGGTCGGCTCGGAGATCTACGCGACGCCGGGTTCCGAGTCGAACGTCAAGGAGATCTACGACAAGACCAAGGAGCTCCAGGCGGAGCGGCCCGAGGAGGTGGTGGTCCTCAACCAGTTTGCCGAGTTCGGCAACGCGATCTGGCACTACGTCTGCACCGGCCGTGCGATGGAGGAGGTCTTCGAGGCCGAACGAGAAGCCGAGTCCCGTTTCGCCGGCGTCTGCCTGACCCAGGGTTCGGCCGGCACCCTCGGCTGCGCCGAGTATCTGCGTGAGGTCTATCCGAGGACCAAGGTCATCGCCGCCGAGGCCCTGCAATGTCCGACCCTGCTGTACAACGGTTACGGCTCACACCGGATCGAGGGCATCGGCGACAAGCACGTACCCTGGATTCACAACATCAAGACCACGGACGTGGTGGTCGGCATCGACGACCAGGCCTGCATGAGCCTCTTGCGCCTCTTCAACGAGGCTGAAGGGCGTGTCTATCTGAAGTCGTCCGGTGTCGATCCAGCGATCGCGGACCGCCTCGACCTGCTCGGCATCTCGAGCATCGCCAACCTGCTGACCGCGGTCAAGACGGCGCGCTTCTTCGAGATGGGGCCCAAGGACGTGCTCTTCACGGTGGCCACCGACTCGATGGAGCTCTACGGTTCACGCCTCGCGGAAGAGAGGGAAGCCCACGGCGCCTACAGCCAGACCTCGGCCGCGGTCCACCACGAGCGCTGCCTGCTGGGGACCGGCATCGACCACATGCTCGAGCTCGGCCACTGGGACCGCAAGCGGATCCACAACCTCAAGTACTTCACATGGGTCGAGCAGCAGGGCAAGTCGGTGGACGAGCTCGACGCCCAGTGGTACGACGACGACTACTGGACGACTCACTTCCACGCCTGGGAGGACTGGGATCGGCGGATCGAGGCGTTCAACGAGCGGACCGGGCTGCTCGAACGCTATCGCTGA